The following DNA comes from Mya arenaria isolate MELC-2E11 chromosome 11, ASM2691426v1.
AATTTAGAACGGAGTGGTTTAATctctcgcttctcacctaggcgacccgggttcgattcccggcctagGCGCACACCAGATTGGTTGATGTACACAAAGCCAGACATGTCGGTTTACCCACAAAATAAGACTTCACCCTCAACATCGTGCCAAAACAGTGAATAAGCTTAAGTTAATATAGCATTCTTTATAACCGTTGTTAAATGTATAAggtttaaactaatttaaaacgtataaaatacaacaattaacaattaaataaactaCACAAATTGAGAAATAACAAGTATTACGCCTATGGCCTGCGATTATAAGAAATTGCAAGGAGGCAACGACGATGACGAGGACAATACCGACGACGAAAACAATGCCGACGACGAAGAAAGTGTCGACACTAAAAACAATGCCGACGATAAAGACAATGCGACGATGAAAACAATGCCGACGACGAAGACAATGTCGGCGACAAAGACAATGCCGACGACCAATCAAATGCCGACGACGAAGACAATGCCGACGACAAATAAATTGCCGACGACGAAGACGATGACGAAGGCAAAAACAAAGCCGACGACAAGGACAATGTCGGCAACAAATAAAATGCCGACGACGAAGACAATGCCGACGGCAAATAAAATGCCGACGACGATGATAAATCCGACGACGATGGTAATGCCGACGACGAAGTCATAACAATAACTCGACTTCTTTCCACGAGAAGTAGATGAACTTACAACAACTTACCAAAGCGCATGGCGGATGACGGCACGATCCTGAGATGGGATACTACACTGGCTCTCCTAAGCGGCTGCAGCGATCGTCGTCGGGAGTGACGACGGCGACGGCGACGGCGACGACTGTCACAGTTCTGGGCAATAAAACGCATATTcttctttattaaatgtttccTCACCGATAGTTTGGTTAAAGGGAAGCTACGATTCCTTGGTGAGACATGTTTACAAGGAGAATTATTCCCCTTTCAAGATGAGTGTTATCTTCTtgtcttttgttgttgttgttttttacatttttaaagggactcactcacGTACCTTATTattccaatgtttttttttaactttgttaaaatgtatttttaggtaacatttattaacaaacacccaaaaataaaaaacaaacacccaaaaataaaaaagcagatACTTAGAGCAGCCTAAAATATTCGATGTTCAATAGCGTCAGTCAGCTTGACTGGGTTATTTTCAGGCAAAtctttgtgatgttttattattggtACAAGCATTTTATTCGCATTTCACTCAATATGATTTTCTTCCATATAAGaccatataaaacatgattgagttcctttaaaaataattaaagtggtaaacatgtttatatcatAGTCATCGTcgtttaaaacttaaaatccagaaaaaataacacttatgtCACAACTCATGACAAAGACTTATTGGTATATTACATATTTCTCAATAATGAGAACTAATCTGAGACAATAGCCATTTAAGTCAGAATAGGATTATACATCAATACTTTACATGTTCACATCAATCGATAAATTGgttaatcaattaaaattaacattaatttaatttgtgaaataaagtaATTAAGGATGCTTTTGAATAACTATTGCACATGTTCATCAACGGaattaaagcattatttttaatcaatttaattttcatactgtagaatatatatatatatatgtatagtattACCTGAATTTAGTTTCTGCATAACTTGGtttgatttaaagctgcactctcacaattgaaacgttttgacaacttttttattttttgtcatggaacgagcAATTTTtagcgaaaatccatggaacccagttatataagatttctgacaaaaatagatcgcagatttttatatttatatttaaaacttgatgttttatgcatttttcctaaaccgttagtaacataagccataaaacattaattttcgaacggaaatatgaaaatttgcgatcttttgtcagcggtattttattattggtattcagatatttacggaaaaatttgctctttccaagacaaaaaaataaaaaagttgtaaacttggtaaatctgtgagagtgcagctttaaggattACGGACCCTAATGGGCACTATTAACAATTTAATGGAAACTTAtcttattcaaatatatattattaaagcaACTTATTTCCagatttaaaacactttttgcCATGTTTAACTTGagatattcatatttgaatatGGTACCGCCCACCCCCAACCCCAACCTCCCAACCTCGgaaaatgcagaaaataaagGATTCCTATGTTACAAAACCATgtctatattttataattattactgaagaatatccaaatatatgtttaatagtGAGCTTTCATCactttaatgaaaatgaaattctaaaagctaaattattttcatcttttacTCTTTATTATCATAAGTGCTTCAAAAAGATCTCCGACAATGCCTATTTTTTCCGAAAACTAAAATCATGTGCTACTATTTTCtactttttaaaagaaatcagtttcagtacaatgaaaataaaattgatattaattatcTACAACAATAAAGAAAACTAATGACCAAACAATGTTCGGGTACGGTAGGCATTGGAAATGACGTCCGTGTACTACAGACCGACTTTTATTGACCTTTAGTGGGTAAGATTTTGAATCCTTTAAGTCCATGAAGTTATTTTATAGAATTGTCAATAAGTTAAAGACTCTACAAACGGGTGATCAAAAAATTAAAGTGTTAGAAACGACGTCGTCGAAACCGGACAACGTAACCAACGTGTCAGAGGTGATTCGCAGACGACACGCACAATTTCCGAAAGATTTCCAATGATCATGCGGCTCATTATGATACAATTATCGTAAAAGGCTATAACACCGTACCAAAGCGCACGTGGCAGACCCTGCTTTACAAATGCGAACGCTGCATACAAGTGTGACGTCATCATGGGCGATGAACTTGAACACCAGTAAGGTCGTCTTGACGGTCGACCGGCTGCCTCCGACGGCGGAAAACGTCTGGATAAACTTAGTTGACCTTGTGCATCTAAGGAAATAAGagaatgacattttgaaaacaacaaaaaaatgatataaacaaaaaaactaaaagtGACTGTCACATGTGGAAACATGTGAAAGACTATCCAATGAAGgtgttttaagaacaaaattgCGTTCAtaattgacctttgacctagtaaCCTCCAAAAGGGTGTCATCGCTggccatttaatttaataatattttattgcatagttataaacattattacaattgtcaaaatatttacatacatgtttatagaaaagtttgaaataaatgttatcaaagttgTATGCAAAAGGGTCGGGCCACAAGTTATCAACAACATTAGTTACGGCCCTCCCCTTATAGTTTCGTTAGAGTTAACAAGATGATTGGTATGTAAAGTAGTATATGCTAAAAAGAGCATAATGCATAATATGCTAAaagtatataatgtatttaatttgtgAATTTGCGTGTATAAGTAATATTCGttatattattagaaaaaagagaagaaacacaacattgtatcaaacaagaaaatgaagaattgatattagaagaagaaaaagaaactgACGAGAGAAAAAAAAAGGACAgagaaaaaacatataaaggAGACAAAAGCACACACCCCAACCACAACCCTCACATAGCGTTACATCAAATGTTACAGCGCTTATGCTTCCACATGGCTATTTACTATTTCGTATACTCGCTTAGGTAGTTTGCTGGTGAAATCTTCCGGTATGTTTAATATAGGCTTGGACTTGTTGAAAGAGTTTACTATTATCGTCATCAGTTAAACTGTCTATACCATTCAGGAGTTTATCAGGACTTAAAGGGTGATAGGGTctagtttttgtaaataaagttaatCTCGCATTTTCATATAAAGGACATCTGAAGAAATAATGTTCAGCATCTTCATAACTATTGCCACATTCGCAAAATGGATCGTCACGTAGAAAGTTGTTAAAAAGATCTGCATGAAGATTGCTACATTTGTTTCTTATTCGAGTGTGTTGAATTTGCATTAATCTCTCACCATGATAGTAGTAGTTTGGGACTGTTGGGGGTTTGTACATCTTTTTAAGCTGATATTTAAAAGCTGCTAGTGTGtcagacatttttatttctggGTTAAGATCATTCCATAATTTCGCTGAGGATGGTATCGTGGAATTAGAATACATTTCAGTTCTTCTTGCCAGTGTTTCAAGGTTATCATTATTTCTAAGATTATATGGGGTATTATTTCTAACAAGTTGAGGCATATCGTCAATTAAATAATGTGGCAAGTAACCTCCcttatatttatacatcaatattagtttttgcatttttcttcgATCAGCTAAAGATACCCAacctatttcatttaataaattgttaatagAGACGGAACGGGTAAGTCCAGTGACTAGTCTTGCCGCCTCATACTGAATTCTTTCTAACATGTCTTTCTCATATTTAGTGCAATTGTCCCAGACTATTGACCCATATTCTAGAATTGGACGAaggtatgaaatatatatttggttaatAGTGTTCCGCttcagtttatatttaagtagtCTCATAGAGCCCAATACTTTGCCTGCAGAATTAATTATAGAGTTAATATGTTCATGCCATTTTCCATTCTCACTAAGTGTTACTCCGAGATGTTTATGGTGTTCAACATAGTTGAGTTGGCTGTTATTGAAAATAAGAGTTGGACGGTTATCATTGGTTCTTGAGAAGAACATAACTTGCGTTTTAGCAGAGTTAAAAGTTATGAGCCATTGCTCTGCCCAACGATGTATTTTATCAAGATCATGATTCAATGTACGTTCAATGTAATTAACATCAGTTGAAGTAACAGCTAGCGAGCTATCATCAGCGAAGAGGCGTGTTATACTTAATAACGGATCAGCTATATCGTTAATATATATAAGGAACAATAAAGGGCCTAACACGGACCCTTGAGGGACTCCagcatttattgacattttttgagAGAATGATGATTTTACAAAAACCCTTTGAGATCTACCTTGAAGGTAACTTGAAAGccaatttaaaacatcaccattgATACcgtattttcttaatttaaataataaacctttATGCCATACTCTATCAAATGCTTTACTAATATCACAGAATACAATACATCGCTGGCCATTAACAACCTTCCATTGAAGGTACAACCATTCCATACGTTGTCCGCAGCCTAGTGACTCCCAACAcaatagtggtcatctactggtctaGGGCATCTATCACTGAAGTTTGACATTCCTACGGAGAAAGTTGTGTGACGGACGGACATACGTTTGCACGCACGGACAGTGCAAATACTATATGCAACCGCTCAGGGGGCAGACAACACTCCAAATCAATACAGATTATTGAATCTAAATTGCATTTTTCTGCTCTGAATATCGAAATGAATTGTTTCTTACCCTGATTCGTCTGTGAGTTGGATAAAGTTGGCCCCACCCACTTCTTTGCCCCCGTAGCCTATACAATTGTAAGGCAACAGGTCGTACTGGCCTGAaaaattgatcaatataaaataaaatcctAAGTACGAAGTTaaaggaaaactattttttattaaaagattaCTTCTCtcaatacatgtagttgtgaAAAGCTGGCACCAAGAACCgaatttctcaaaaaaatctTAAGCGTCCCAGATTttaatatcttatttcaaaagcaaaaataattaCTTGAGCTTggatttaaaatttacaaaacgAAAAATACGTTAACCTGATATAACTTTTCAGAACGCCTGATAAggccttaaattgtttgaaaatttagGGGACCAACATGTAGCCACCTCCATGAATGGCGACAAGGACGACAGTAGCCAAACAAACTACGGCAGGATCGAGGCGCAAATTGGTATCCTTGACCTTTTaagaattataataatatacgtCATCATCGGAAGcgacattcggaacacctcggccatttaccatttaaaataactttggaTGTATGCCGATACATTGGTAGTAGTTcgttatatttttaacaaaatggtatttaaaaaagtgtagtgctttaaatgtatttgtattactagatttaaattgattgccaataaagtgttttattgcgtaaatgattaagattcccaagagtaatgtCATTAAGTTAAACAGCTagattgaaattactacgcgatctatttaaAGCGTAGTTATaataaagatttctgacattgtaaaccgtccatatacatccgaggttgttttttatggaaaatggccgaggtgtttcgAATGCGGAGTCGAACGGCGACAACGACGAATAAGttaaaatacgaaataaagatgatgattttgaatgtgtatatgtattatcAAAGGGTGAGAGAACTATATATACTTCACAACGAAGCTATCAGTTGTTTCGGCATGTTTCGATATCCATTAGATGGATCATGAGAAACGTCAAAGAAACCTAATGCAACATGTGATTTATTTCTTAGGCTGAAATATCgacaaaatttataaaattgccAAAGCCGAAAACATCCATGAAAAATAGTGTTTACTTGCCAGCAGGgcaattttttttcttcccattttgggaaaaagacactaaacattttgggaaaatttgcgtTGCGAAAtatgccgaaattgggaaattttacagttaaaaaaacaagcttttcagtctcctgcaaatgataaaattattgaatattagttttttccctttcaaaagacCTGAATCTGCTGAAAAAAttaatccttggggtgtaaatttctattttaaaaaatcaggACAGATAAGAGTTCAtgctgatctctgaatgtgatgaaaatcaacgATTTCTAAATTCAGTTATCCCCAAAACTTTACAGCACAtagtttattaggatgttgaatgaaccATAACAGGTTTAAAGTCTTTCatgaaaaaacttttaattggGAATTTTTTCTGATGAAtgggaaaaatattttttattttgctttgggaatgggttcGATAGTCGGACCCATGGGTACTATTGAAGAAGgcctggggccgtattcaataatgAAGAAGgcctggggccgtattcaataagcaatttagtaaatattttc
Coding sequences within:
- the LOC128208485 gene encoding uncharacterized protein LOC128208485, encoding MCEEISDEGIIFGTGLELAVPNIVASTTKAPQTGPTTTVTPNPPVTPTFTLTSSLWDSDMVQEVSVATLGEALVWKILGPSQYDLLPYNCIGYGGKEVGGANFIQLTDESGCTRSTKFIQTFSAVGGSRSTVKTTLLVFKFIAHDDVTLVCSVRICKAGSATCALNCDSRRRRRRRRHSRRRSLQPLRRASVVSHLRIVPSSAMRFGFSPALVTLACLLSRHAFV